From the Hevea brasiliensis isolate MT/VB/25A 57/8 chromosome 15, ASM3005281v1, whole genome shotgun sequence genome, one window contains:
- the LOC110661832 gene encoding mitochondrial ATP-independent inner membrane protease subunit 1a, whose translation MGLRNLKQWKSFAIEALNQSFLVAKFLCFLHVTNTYLCTVALTYGPSMLPTLNLTGDLVLAEKISPRIGKVGPGDVVLVRSPVNPRRVVTKRVIGIEGDSVTYVVDPKNSDRSDTIVVPKGHIWIEGDNIYDSNDSRKFGAVPYGLLQAKVFWRVLPPKDFGPLGQRAK comes from the exons ATGGGCCTCAGAAATCTAAAACAATGGAAGAGCTTCGCCATAGAAGCACTGAATCAGTCATTTTTGGTCGCCAAATTCCTCTGCTTCCTTCACGTCACCAACACCTATCTCTGCACTGTTGCTCTA ACCTATGGCCCCAGTATGCTTCCGACTCTTAACCTCACCGGTGATCTCGTCCTCGCTGAGAAGATCTCGCCCCGGATTGGCAAGGTGGGTCCTGGCGATGTCGTTCTTGTGCGGTCCCCTGTCAATCCTAGAAGGGTAGTGACCAAACGCGTGATTGGCATAGAAGGTGATAGTGTCACTTATGTTGTTGACCCCAAAAACAGCGATAGAAGCGATACTATTGTG GTTCCTAAGGGGCATATTTGGATAGAGGGAGATAACATATATGATTCGAATGACtcaagaaagtttggggcagttCCATATGGCCTTCTTCAGGCAAAAGTATTTTGGAGG GTATTGCCGCCGAAAGATTTTGGACCTTTGGGACAAAGAGCGAAATAA
- the LOC110661799 gene encoding probable beta-D-xylosidase 5 — protein MAEALRFLFFTYLISIATARNALKKSSYSTLDATILGHGDATLTGSNFSFVCNPSRYSSLGLDMSNFAFCDSSLSYHVRAKDLVNHMTLHEKVQQLGDRAYGVPRLGLPEYEWWSEALHGVSNVGPGTFFDDLVPGATSFPTVILTTASFNDSLWKNIGQVVSTEARAMYNLGRAGLTYWSPTINVVRDPRWGRTIETPGEDPFIVGSYASNYVRGLQDVEGTENYTDLNSRPLKVSSCCKHFAAYDVDNWQGIERYSFDARVTEQDMVETFLRPFEMCVKDGDVSSIMCSYNRVNGVPTCADPKLLNQTIRGDWNLHGYIVADCDSIQVMVDDHKYLSDTKEDAVAQTLKAGLDLDCGIYYTNYTESSVQQGKAREEDIDRSLTYLYVVLMRLGFFDGSPQFQSLGKADVCSKEHIELATQAAREGIVLLKNDDETLPLSSNNINSLAVVGPHANATKAMLGNYAGVPCRIVAPIDGFSIYANVSYEIGCDVACKNQSLIFPATKAAKEADATVIVAGIDLSVEAESLDREDLLLPGYQTELINQVAKVAKGPVILVIMSAGGIDISFAKDNTNIKAILWAGYPGEEGGRAIADVVFGKYNPGGKLPLTWHEADYVDQLPMTSLQLRPDDKLGYPGRTYKFFNGSTVYPFGYGLSYTKFMYNLTSSLSSVPIKLNRFQHCHHLSYDKDTFMPSCPSVRTEHLSCDDHLTFEVEVQNVGSRDGSEVIMVYAKPPKGIVGAPIKQVIGFKRVFIQAGSSELVKFKFNLCKSLRLIDYNAYSVLPSGGHTIVIGDDILSFPLQITFS, from the exons ATGGCCGAAGCTCTacgttttcttttctttacttatTTGATCTCTATTGCAACTGCTAGAAATGCTTTGAAAAAATCTTCATACTCAACATTAGATGCAACTATATTAGGTCATGGTGACGCCACCCTAACTGGGTCTAATTTCAGTTTTGTTTGCAACCCTTCAAGGTATTCTAGCCTGGGGTTGGACATGTCAAATTTTGCTTTTTGTGACTCGTCCCTCTCCTATCATGTAAGGGCTAAGGATTTGGTGAACCACATGACACTGCATGAAAAGGTGCAGCAGCTTGGAGATCGTGCTTATGGGGTGCCTAGGTTGGGGCTACCTGAATACGAATGGTGGTCTGAGGCCCTCCATGGTGTGTCCAATGTTGGCCCAGGAACTTTTTTTGATGATCTTGTTCCTGGTGCAACTAGCTTTCCCACAGTGATACTAACAACAGCATCTTTTAACGATTCTTTGTGGAAAAACATTGGTCAG GTTGTTTCAACAGAAGCAAGGGCAATGTACAACTTAGGTCGGGCTGGTTTAACATATTGGAGTCCAACTATTAATGTTGTAAGAGATCCTCGATGGGGAAGAACCATTGAAACACCAGGAGAAGATCCTTTCATTGTTGGCAGTTACGCTTCTAATTACGTGAGAGGCTTGCAGGATGTTGAGGGGACTGAGAATTACACAGATTTGAACTCTAGACCTCTCAAAGTTTCCTCCTGTTGTAAGCATTTTGCTGCCTATGATGTTGACAATTGGCAAGGAATTGAGCGCTACAGCTTCGATGCTAGA GTGACAGAACAAGATATGGTAGAGACTTTCCTTCGACCTTTTGAGATGTGCGTCAAAGATGGTGATGTAAGCAGTATCATGTGCTCTTACAATCGCGTTAATGGTGTACCTACATGTGCTGATCCAAAACTTCTTAACCAAACTATCAGAGGAGATTGGAATCTTCATGG ATATATAGTTGCAGACTGTGATTCTATTCAGGTTATGGTTGATGACCATAAATATCTTTCTGACACAAAAGAGGATGCAGTTGCACAGACACTTAAAGCAG GCTTGGATTTGGACTGTGGCATTTACTACACCAATTACACTGAAAGCTCAGTGCAACAAGGGAAGGCAAGGGAGGAAGACATAGACAGGTCACTGACATATCTTTATGTGGTTCTCATGAGGCTAGGCTTCTTCGATGGAAGCCCTCAATTCCAATCTCTTGGCAAGGCTGATGTGTGTTCAAAGGAACACATTGAATTAGCTACTCAAGCAGCAAGAGAGGGAATCGTCCTCCTCAAGAACGATGATGAAACTTTGCCTTTGAGCTCTAATAACATAAATTCCCTGGCTGTAGTCGGACCTCATGCTAATGCTACAAAGGCTatgcttggaaattatgcag GTGTTCCGTGCAGAATTGTTGCTCCTATTGATGGCTTTTCAATATATGCAAATGTGAGTTATGAAATTGGCTGTGATGTGGCTTGTAAGAATCAGAGTTTGATATTCCCAGCTACGaaagctgcaaaggaagctgatgCCACTGTAATAGTAGCAGGCATAGACTTGTCAGTTGAGGCTGAGAGCTTGGACAGGGAAGATCTCCTCCTTCCTGGTTACCAAACTGAGTTGATCAACCAGGTTGCCAAAGTTGCCAAAGGTCCGGTGATTCTCGTAATCATGTCAGCAGGAGGTATAGATATCTCTTTTGCTAAGGACAACACTAATATTAAAGCCATTCTGTGGGCTGGATACCCTGGAGAGGAAGGTGGCCGCGCAATTGCAGATGTAGTTTTCGGCAAATACAATCCTG GAGGAAAATTACCACTTACCTGGCATGAAGCTGATTATGTTGATCAGCTGCCCATGACATCTTTGCAGCTGAGACCAGATGACAAGTTAGGATACCCAGGCCGAACATATAAATTCTTCAATGGTTCCACTGTTTACCCATTTGGCTATGGACTTAGCTACACCAAGTTCATGTACAATTTAACATCTTCATTATCGTCCGTTCCAATAAAACTGAACAGGTTTCAGCACTGCCATCATTTAAGTTACGATAAGGACACCTTTATGCCTTCATGCCCATCAGTTCGAACAGAACATTTATCCTGTGATGATCATTTAACGTTCGAAGTTGAAGTACAAAATGTAGGTTCCAGGGATGGAAGTGAAGTTATCATGGTCTACGCCAAGCCTCCAAAAGGAATCGTGGGGGCTCCTATTAAGCAGGTGATTGGTTTCAAGAGGGTGTTCATTCAAGCAGGAAGCAGCGAGTTGGTCAAGTTTAAGTTTAATCTGTGCAAAAGCTTGCGTCTAATAGACTATAATGCATATTCTGTTCTGCCTTCAGGAGGGCACACCATTGTGATTGGGGATGATATACTTTCTTTTCCCCTTCAAATCACATTTAGTTGA
- the LOC110661833 gene encoding transcription factor bHLH144 has translation MQSDQRFQAKKAVPHVANQRGNSYMHIPVASSFAAALPPAANHLMPVHGIEFQPSEVCPQNFIIFDQNHHRSQIMFHPTVAHKFSGSGLNMHTSYIQENFYRKEINDIEREISASLKEDSEDIDMLLSLEEEEQDEYDEEEVSTARTYGNHGSNSPDSCSSYGSKPRKTGSSFQKSSGSCSSCNSERKQQKMKKMVKALRGIVPGADQMNTVTVLDEAVRYLKSLKVEVQKLGVRNLKN, from the coding sequence ATGCAGAGTGACCAACGATTTCAAGCCAAAAAGGCAGTGCCCCACGTTGCAAATCAAAGGGGTAATAGTTACATGCATATTCcagttgcatcttcttttgctgcaGCACTACCTCCCGCTGCAAATCATTTGATGCCTGTTCATGGCATTGAATTTCAACCTTCTGAGGTTTGCCCTCAAAACTTCATTATTTTCGATCAGAATCATCATCGAAGCCAAATTATGTTCCATCCCACAGTTGCCCACAAATTCAGTGGTTCTGGCTTAAATATGCATACAAGTTACATCCAAGAGAATTTTTATAGAAAAGAGATCAATGATATTGAAAGAGAAATATCTGCTTCTCTAAAGGAGGATTCTGAAGATATTGATATGTTGTTGAGCTTAGAAGAGGAGGAacaagatgaatatgatgaggaaGAAGTCAGCACAGCTCGAACTTATGGAAATCATGGAAGCAACTCACCTGATTCTTGCTCAAGTTATGGTTCCAAACCCAGGAAAACTGGATCTTCTTTTCAGAAGTCCTCTGGAAGTTGTAGCAGCTGTAACAGTGAAAGGAAACagcagaaaatgaagaaaatggtgaAGGCACTAAGAGGAATTGTGCCTGGTGCTGACCAAATGAATACTGTCACTGTTCTTGATGAAGCAGTCAGGTATCTAAAGTCTCTCAAAGTTGAAGTGCAGAAGCTTGGAGTtaggaatttgaagaattaa